The Colias croceus chromosome 6, ilColCroc2.1 genome contains the following window.
GAACGTGTCATATTCTACCCAAAAAATTGGAGGCTTATCTAAAATCTGGGTAGGTCCACTGCTTTATgtaggtaagttaaaaaataaacaataattgaataaataaataaatacgcgtaaaaatataaatcttaaatattatgacagagtacaattaaaattttcagttgCAACAAATGTGAACGATGTGGAGTATATACTAAAAAATTGCTTAGAAAAAGCGAATATATCGAAATTTTTAAGATACGTTATCGGTAATGCCGGGATTTTTGCACCAGGTAATCATTTTAGTGTATTtgttaaaatgaatataatatatttttaatttaaataataaaaaaatccaaatataaACTACTgacttattatataaatgtatttgaaaCATAACTTTTATAGGTAATTTTTACGCTTTATTTCAGTGTCAATATGGACGCGACGTAGAAAAGTATTGATAACAGTATTTACGCCAAAGATAATTAACAGTTTTATGGATATCCTCATAAAACAGAGTGAGGAGCTAGCGAATCAACTGTATGAACAAAAGGCGGTTGGGAACGGACCGTTTCTGGCTTGGCCATTTGTGTGCTCCTACACTTTGGATTCTGTTTGcggtaaatatatttatttaatcaagtTGAAACATTTCATGTTGAGGCCCTCAACTTCGTtggtatattatgattttttatctAAACTATTCATAAAGAGGAAAGTATTTATATAGTTTAACAATTGTGTGTGTTGAACAACATCTGAAACGATTTCTATAAttcttttacatttattagaaaacgtaatttttataaacaaatgtaatttttttagtaggtatttcAAAGTAATCGTTAATAATTTCTGTTCTGTTTCAATAGATCAGAagctttttgtttatttatcttcTGTACTTTTCTACCTTTCGTTCTCACAGAGACAGCTCTCGGCATTCGAATAAACTATCTGCGGAATCCCAATAACGCTTTCATGAAGGCTACAGCGGATCTAATGACGATGACTACAGACAGACTGTTTCGGGCATGGTTGTGGCCAGACTGGATGTATAGGTTTTCACCTCGATCTACCCAGTTCGCTGATGCTTTGAAAATTGTATATGACTTAACTGATGATGTAAGTGTACATAATTTAGATTGAGTTAAAGTacatcttcttatatataaaaattaaaaattaatcgcaaattgtgttggtaagcgcataactcgagaacgggtagaccgatttcgataattctttttttattatattccttgaagtacgagaatggttcttatgtagagaaagcgtaaatatttatcacgggcgaagccggggcggaccgctagtttaatataaatgtagCCAAAAATTTGCCTTcatataagtttatattaagGCAAATGtaggaatataatatgaatatgaatACTTCATCTGTAGAGCGTGAAGAAACTTCGTGTTTAcaaaattgtgaaataaataatatactataatttTTCCAGATCATTAGAAAGAAGCGAAAGGAACTCGACAATGTAGAAATAAACTTGGATAATTATGAAACCGTTTTTGGTAAGTTCTTTcaagttatataaaaaaagtaattgcTTTAaagtaattcaaataaataaaaaaatgagtCGCTTAGCTTTTTAGTCAAAATTAATATGCCTCGTTAAGAAAGGTTATAGACGTGCATCTTTAGTTTTACTATTTtccataatatgaaaatagcGTCACGTTTCAATACATTTCCTtcataatttgatatttatttcaggTCAAGGTCAAAAAGTAAGATGCTTCCTTGAacatttgataattttatcgAAAAACAATACTGGGCTTAACAATGTAGAACTAAGGGAAGAAGTACTTACACTATTGTTCGCTGGATCAGACACTTCATCAATTGTCATTTGCAATACATTAACGTTACTCGCAAAATATCCCAAAGTACAAGAGAAAGTTTATGAAGAGTAAGTgaataagaattaaattataaaactgtaAAACTTTAGCTATTAAAAACTTCAGTACCCATTTCAAAGCTATCCGAAGATATgtccataaaaatatacgagACACTAACATGGTGGAAATAGGTGAAGGCAGGTTTTATGGTATTTCTGTGACGATATTTAGCATTTTAGTTTTCATATTAGTGTTATTTAATAGCTCATATTTTTGAACCATTTGACTAAAACCAGCTAAgcagaataaaatatatctgcTTAGCTGGTTATGGCCAAATGATTCGTTCGAAAAACACCAAtaacacaataaaacaaatgaaatagTTTTAAGCAATATGTATCATCAACAGGTTAAGGGAAGTGTTAGGTGATACTGGTCGTAGTGTAACAAAGGATGACCTTAAAGAGGTTAAATATTTGGAGAGAGTAGTCAGAGAATCAATGAGGCTATATCCACCAGCGCCGTTATTAGTGAGACAAACTACTGAGGAAACGAAATTACGTAAGTAGTGAAGCAAACCTTGAACTGCaatgtttacaatattataacaatcaTACACAAATTTATggaaaatttagaaataatgctcacttctgtaataaatttaaattcagttatacataaaaatcatgaagaacttagtaaaaaaatgagtCACTGTAATGAGTCATTCATTACCTTCAAGCAAaagatattatacaattttgtgtAACTCCAATTATAGAAGATATAATAGAATTCCCTATAACAGCTTCAGGAGTAACCCTCCCAGCAGACACCGGTGTCATAATGCCGATTTGGGGAGTCGGCCGCGACAAGGAAGCTTGGGGACCAGACGCAGACTGCTTCAACCCTGATCGATTCCTCCCAGAGAACAAGACTGGACCTTTCCTGGCGTTTAGCTCAGGCCCACGAAATTGCGTTGGTGAGGACGGATTCTATACTAATTTTAGAAAGAGATTCTTCTTTGAATacttaaaaactattaaacggATCTTTAAACAACTACATAACTATTACACACTATTAACTACTACATCTAAACCGAGTAACAtaagctatattttatttatctcgGGTAAGATTGAACGACACCTCTACAAAAGAATGGttagattaattattgaatttttttaagactaCAATGCATTCGCAATCTCTTCTAAAACAAACATATCTGAAACAAGACATATTTGAACATAGGTTTAAGATTTTTGaagtaattgtaatttttatttctccaGGTTACCAATACGCTATGATGTCAGTAAAGTTGGCGCTAATAGCAGTTCTGCGACGGTACAAAGTGATTGGTGAACAAGAATTGGGACCAGTACCGAACATTAACAACCAATTTAATTTAGTCATGAAGGATAAAGATGGCTACCCCCTGACTATGGAAGTCCGATGATGATGcaacaacatttaaattagtaaattttttgtcagcataaatgtagtatattaattatttaaagtaattaaaaatgtatatagttAATGACTTTTCTTTTTCTCTTCTTTCTATAGTACATAACTATAGAAAGAAGATTCTATTACATAACACTTAGGCGTAAAAACGTAACAGAGTACGTATTtgctaaaaaaattataatatacctatcatCTAAATATTCTTATTCTTCTAAAGTATCTAGTTTATGAATAAGTTGGTCTGCGTTctgacaatacaatatttcTATAGAAAATAACCCAATAACAATACCAAGATAACATAACCACCACGAAAATAAGTAActctattaattacaaaatatccAAAGCCAcctcaatattattaaattactgaAATAACACCTACATTTAGAGTGATTTCAAATATGTAACTAACCCATACTTATCACCTTCAAGTACACCTTCAATTCGCATTCCCattgattttgaaaaattattcgaATGGAAGTTTCTAGAAGTATCAAGATCGTATAGATTATAGATTTCTCACGATCCCCTATCACCGTGACGACGGCTAGCGGGTCACAGAGATTAACGTTCATCTCACTGCGATTGAACCTAATACGACGCCTGCTATAAATCTGATAGCATTTACTCCATGAAAACTAATACCccatactaaaatatataacaatacGTGGAACCTACCTACTATCTTTGTTTGAATAGGTACGTAAATTGAAAAGGGTTCCGTTCCTAAATAACGGACCTATTGAATTAATTGTTTatggaataaattttatttctttcataTGTTCGTTTAAACtactaatttattatctgaGACATAAGTGTTAAATAGTAGTATTATAATGGTATTAAACTTCATAGACCTATTGGCTATTACTATATTACTGTAtatatattagtatttataaataattaatttacattttcgtATTTAATGTAATTACGTCAAACGTAGGACAATTATTGATGTGTTAATCAAGGTGGCACAAAAGTCTACAACAAAGTGTTGGAGTCGAGACAAAAGGATTAAGTTAAGGATAAATTCAGGGAAAACGAACCAAAGTGGCAACATAAACCAACTTCTTTTgtttaatacatataactaATATGCCAATTTAGGTCTtggttaataaaattaatcaagaGGTAAAAGGCAAAGAGACTTTATCTTGTAAATTTAGTTTGTCTAATTAAGTCCTTAATAAATGGTGTTTAGTTGAAACCAGTTTTTATGGTTTAAGCTACAGTAAGTAATTatgtttatacaaaaaaaaatgatttacgTAATTTTCATATACTTCTTTAATAATCTTGTCTAAATAACCGAGCCTTAGAAACTAGGTATCTAATCTAGTTAGGTAATAAACCGTGAATATCGCTCTATTCGGACATAGACAAACGAGCCGATATCGAATAACGTTGGAGCCACATCGCTATCATCTCTCAAAGCAATTACAAGCCGCCACTTTCGAGTACAAAAGTTTTGAAAATCCGCTTAGCTTCTCGAGATAAACATTGTGTAGCTCTCTCAACAGTGGAAACATTTGTAACTTTAACTGATGAAGcttagtttataattattttgcattgtacattaatatgtgtgttttttttttgtattttgcaCAAAACTGACTCGTCCAATTTGTCTACTTTCCAGAATAAATAAGACAGGGATATAAaagcatttataaaaaaaataaaaacacactttttgatacaattatgtataaaaacacatagataattatctttaatttacaaacgaaAAAACAAACACGTATTCGAATAGCGTGTATTTTTCCTTCATTGCATTTctcgataaaaataaaaaacgaacGGTTGTAAAAGTGTACAGCACTGAATggttcatttgtttttttgtcaACAAACCAGATTTTTCCAATTAGCATTCGGTTGTAGCGAAACCCACTCTAGGGCTTAGCGGAATACATGCAAATGAAGTATTCAAACAATGTTGATTTTAGAACGGACGAACGTATTGTTTTCATTCGGTTGATGTAGTTTTAAAagcaaattaattaagtaaatattattttatgacttCATGAACAAGTAAAGGAAATatcatttcttattttatatt
Protein-coding sequences here:
- the LOC123692524 gene encoding cytochrome P450 4C1-like; protein product: MNLLLIGAVVVLWYMLYRYRRRRLYKLADRIPAVPADVADFQSFNFVYNLKDTITDQIKNVSYSTQKIGGLSKIWVGPLLYVVATNVNDVEYILKNCLEKANISKFLRYVIGNAGIFAPVSIWTRRRKVLITVFTPKIINSFMDILIKQSEELANQLYEQKAVGNGPFLAWPFVCSYTLDSVCETALGIRINYLRNPNNAFMKATADLMTMTTDRLFRAWLWPDWMYRFSPRSTQFADALKIVYDLTDDIIRKKRKELDNVEINLDNYETVFGQGQKVRCFLEHLIILSKNNTGLNNVELREEVLTLLFAGSDTSSIVICNTLTLLAKYPKVQEKVYEELREVLGDTGRSVTKDDLKEVKYLERVVRESMRLYPPAPLLVRQTTEETKLPSGVTLPADTGVIMPIWGVGRDKEAWGPDADCFNPDRFLPENKTGPFLAFSSGPRNCVGYQYAMMSVKLALIAVLRRYKVIGEQELGPVPNINNQFNLVMKDKDGYPLTMEVR